One Triticum dicoccoides isolate Atlit2015 ecotype Zavitan chromosome 3B, WEW_v2.0, whole genome shotgun sequence genomic window, GGTGACACATATTTAACCGGAGTGTAAACTCAGATGTGCATGTTAAAGGGAAATTATGCATTCCTGTGGTGCCTCTAATTAGTATACTCCTACCATTTGTACATGCGGGCATGTGGCTGTGTGTTTAGTGGCATAAGTGCAATCTGCATGGGTTGATTGTGTGCCCACCTTCTTTCCTAAAAAAAAATGAATCCACCTTGTACTCCTAAATACCATACAAATCAGTAAATTTAGAAGAGATTTTTTTTAATGTAAAGTGTCCCATGTATGTAGTTCAACAGATGGTTCTGTATATTTGAGTAACTGCTACCTGCTAAACGAAAACAAAAATCAAACCAtgggattaaatcttttaaaaaggGGTGCCTAGCAACTGTTTATCTAAGCTAAATACCAGACCACATATTTTTGTGCTGCATCAGCTAAAAACAGTTTATATACTATGATGAATCATGGATGATCATGTGATCAGTTAATTGCGTTGCATAAATATTAAACAGAGAGCAGGTTACAGTAAAATAATTATTTTGCTGCTGTATTAGAAACATACATACCCAGTTTATGCTTTTGGCGCAATACGTATTGATCCACAGTTCCCAAGCTGTTGGTTTAGCACTGTTGTCAAGTACTGCTCTGTCTATATCCTCATGAGACAGTAAGGCAGCAATTATTTTAGGATAGCACCCCTGGACTGCGTAATGTAACGCAGTTTTTCTGTTGCTGTCTTGCATGTTAACAAGCTTTTGAAGATATGGTGTGCTCAGGATAAATTTAACGAACTCGATATGATTGTTCAATACAGCTATATGAAGGCATGTCCGAGTCTCACCACCTATTTCACGATAAGGAGCATCAGGGCAATGTCTGAGAATTTCTTGAGCAACATTAACCTGACCTCCAGCTGCGGCACAATTAAGCAGAGGAAAGATGTTCTTGTGCATTTCATACCCTAAGGAAAAATCATGTCGCAGCAATTCTCGCACCACGCGCATCTTGCCATAACGTACCGCCATTCTTATTGGAGTAACCAAATCCGTGTTACCTTCTCTGGCAAGTTCAGGGCGTGTCTCCATAATTTGTCTAGCAATAACTGAAAACAGATTAAGACGAATGATTGTTAGTAAACAACCAAGGGATCATGAAGGAGAGATCACTTAtcctttttatctttttttttcagAAGAGGAATGATACAGTCAGTCATATAAGAACAATATTCCAAAGTGTGTTTGCTGTAAAAATGCTACTCTATACTATTGTGTAATCTGAACTCCATATACATATAAAGATCTCACCTGGATTATCATTTCTGACAGCACCATGTAGAGCATTCAAGCCAAACTCTCCTCCATGAGCAGAATCAGTAATTCTGACTAGTTTCTCGACCACATCACAAAAATCTCTCATGACAGCGAGAAACAAGGGTGACTCTTTAAATTTGTTCACATCTCGTGACAGAGCAGGCTCTGCTGCTATCAACTCGAGGGCAAGTTCCTTATGGCCACTGTGAATGGCATGGTGCAGTGCATTACAACCAGTCTTGTCTTGCTGCAAGATTACCTGTCTCAATCCTAGTCGATGGCAGCGTCCAACTAAAAAAGAAGCCACGAAGGCATGACCATGTGTAACGGCGGTTACAAGCGGTGTCTCCCCTTGAAGATTCAACTTTGAGAGGAAAGACTCAAAGTTAGCATTTAAAAGGAGAGACTCCTCTATTTCCAGCACATCCTCGCAGAATTCCTTGTGACCATGCATAGAGGATATGTGGAGGCAGCTGTTTCCTTGTGGAGTGGTTCCAAGTATAATGCTTGGATTCCGTGATACTAATTCCTTGACTCGCCTGGGATCACCCGATGTGGCTGCCTCCAGGAGTCGTCTGTCCATCTGTGGCTGTGTGCCTGCTGATGAATAATCTGTTGCTGAAGTGTTGGTTGCCATCTATTTGTTGGGTTTACTGCCGATAAACAAAAAACAGTGGTTActtacatactactccctccgttctaaattacttgTCGAAGGAATTGATGTATCTAGacctattttaattctagatacaaccatttttgCGACaactaattccgaacggagggagtacttgacagGCTTTGCTTTTGTTATGTGATGAAGGAAAGGATAATGTTTAATCTCAATGAAAAAAAAACANNNNNNNNNNNNNNNNNNNNNNNNNNNNNNNNNNNNNNNNNNNNNNNNNNNNNNNNNNNNNNNNNNNNNNNNNNNNNNNNNNNNNNNNNNNNNNNNNNNNNNNNNNNNNNNNNNNNNNNNNNNNNNNNNNNNNNNNNNNNNNNNNNNNNNNNNNNNNNNNNNNNNNNNNNNNNNNNNNNNNNNNNNNNNNNNNNNNNNNNNNNNNNNNNNNNNNNNNNNNNNNNNNNNNNNNNNNNNNNNNNNNNNNNNNNNNNNNNNNNNNNNNNNNNNNNNNNNNNNNNNNNNNNNNNNNNNNNNNNNNNNNNNNNNNNNNNNNNNNNNNNNNNNNNNNNNNNNNNNNNNNNNNNNNNNNNNNNNNNNNNNNNNNNNNNNNNNNNNNNNNNNNNNNNNNNNNNNNNNNNNNNNNNNNNNNNNNNNNNNNNNNNNNNNNNNNNNNNNNNNNNNNNNNNNNNNNNNNNNNNNNNNNNNNNCCGGGACGAAGCGAGCATGGGGGGCTTGGTTGAGCGGCGCAAAATTTCCAACTAATTGGGGAGGCTTCAGTTCCCTTCAATTAAACGGATCATACACACAAGTTACGCCGAATTAATCCAGAAAAAATAATCAGCAAACAAATCAAGCAGAAAAAAAAACGAAAAGAACGGATCTTGCTTGTCTCACCTCTTCCCGACCCTCCTCCGGCCAAGGAAGTGTTCGCCGCAGCTTCCTGACGCGTGCCTCGTCGGAGAAATTCGCGCCGCCTAGAGTCGCAGCTGGGCGTTGGTCATCTTGATGGTGGAATCTTCAACCCATCAGTAAACCTAGGCCTGACCCAGAAACCATTTTCCCCTAACATACGCAGGGCAGTTTAGACTTTTCCGGTACAATGCCGCTTTTCTCCGTTCCGTTGGATTTGGCTCAGGCCTACTTTGGGGTGTACGAATTTTACAGGAATCCGTAGGATAGGATTTGTATAGAAAACATTCCTTTAGAGCAATTCTAACGGGGCGACCCGCCCTTCTGTTTGGGTCCACGCTGACAAAAAGTTGGTCCAACGCGCCAACCAAAACGAACGAGCGTCCGTTTTTTGTCCGCCTGCCGACTCATTCCGGGTCCATTTTTTAGCCTGATTTGTGTCGGCGCAGACATGAAGCGGACGCGTGCCTACTCCCCTCGCTGGTCCGTCGGTCGGCGGCAAAGCGGCCACTTTTTCTCGCGGCCACAGCCAACACAGACTCGTCATCATATCCTTGGATGATGTGGCCGGAGTCGCCTTGCGCGTCTTGCACGCAGCCGATTCCTggcttccacgtctacccgcaAGGCAGCCGCTTCTCCGGGGAATGCTCGTCGAAGATGAGCATTGTGGCCCTTTCCACGCCCGCGCCGGCgaccatcgacctcaacgccacgcCAGTGGCAGGCAGATCATCGTCCAAAGGCACGAGGAAACGCCCGCACGAGATGCCAGCCGACATGCTCACCGGCGCCCGCAATCTGTTCGACGGAATGCCGGTGGCCGTCGACGATGACACGGCCTACCGTTTCCTCGAGAACATGATCTTTGAAGGCGGTGTGCTGACGGGTGGTGGTTACTCCGTGGCTGCCTACGATCCCGATGAGACCCAAAGCCAGGACGGCCGAGTGCCATTCACGCAAGCCACCAATGATCCACATGGCATGCATGATGCCTTCATGCAAGATCAGGTCGGCCTAGACAGCTTCTCGCTCGACCATGAGTTCCCGGAGGACTACGGCCTCGAGGAGGAGGATGATGACTTGGACATCGACggggagcctttgttcgaggagGAGCTCGCCAACCAAACTGCTGCGGGGGCGAAGCCAAAGCGCAAGAGCAAGCGGACGAAGGCATACACGCCGGCCGAGGACAAGCTCCTTTGTGAGTGCTGGAGGGACATTGGGCAAGACCCGAAGGTCGGCGCCGAACAAAAGTATTCAACCTTATGGAGTCGTGTCCATCAAGAGttccatgagcgcaagaagtttcctcCGTACCAAATGCAAAGCTAGCATGAATGGTGTCACTTTCGAAGCGTTGGAGGGTGattcaacaagagtgcaacaagttttgtgccaccTATGAGAGCATCAAGGCATGCCCCGTGAGCGGCctcggcatgcaagacatggtatgcatGCCCTCTCATTCCCTTTTGGTGCCACGCATTTTCCCATTGATTGCATGTCCATTTGCCCACATATGCTTGCTTGGTTTGAATTGTAGGTgttccaagctttggaggcgacgaagcaagccaagatgcttgagTTGGAGGAGGCGAAGCAAGCCAATATGctcgagatcgaggccgccaatgccaaaaccaaggcgaaagaagtggccCTCGCAAGCATGAAGACGAGTGTGAAGATCATGAAGGTTGGTCTGAACACCATGTCGCCGAGGAAGAGGctatggttcgagaagatgcaggccgaaaTGCTCAAGTTTGACCAGCTGTGATCTGCGGCGGAGACAGTCGTTTTTTGTATGCCGGCAAGTgtgttggtgatacgtctccgtcgtatctataatttttgattgttccatgccaatattctacaacctttacatacttttggcaactttttatactatttttgggactaacatattgatccagtgcacaatgtcagttcctatttgttgcatgttttttgtttcgcagaaaatccatatcaaacggagtccaaacgggataaaaactgacggagattttttttggaatatttatgatttttggaaagaagaatcaacgcgagacgatgcccgagcggccacgaggcaggggggtgcgccccagggggtcaggcgcaccatgggccctcgtggccaccccgtaaggcggttggtgcccttcttccgCCGCaaaaaagctaatatccggatagagaccgtgtccaaaattcagcccaatcggagttacggatctccgggaatataagaaacggtgaaaggccagaatctggaacgcagaaacagagagagacagagagacagatccaatctcggaggggcaagcccctcccacgccatggagaccaaggaccagagggagaacccttctcccacctagggagaaggccaaggaagaaggagaaggaggggggctctctccccctcacttccggtggcgccggaacaccgccggggccatcatcgtcaccgcaatcttcaccaacaccgccgtcatcttcaccaacatcttcatcaccttcccccatctatctacaacggtccactctcccgcaacccgctgtaccctctacttgaacatggtgctttatgcttcatattattatccaatgatgtgttgccatcctatgatgtctgagtagattttcgttgtcctatcagtaattggtgaattggtatgattggtttaatttgcttgtggttatgttgctttcctttggtgcccatcatatgagcgcgcgcgtggatcacaccatagggttagttgtatgttgataggactatgtattggagggcaaaagtgacagaagcttcaacctagcatagaaattgatgcatatggggttgaagggggaccaatatatcttaatgctatggttgggttttaccttaatgaacgttagtagttgcggatgcttgctaatagttccaatcataagtgcatagaataccaagtaagggatgacatgctagcagtggcctctcccacataaaacttgctatcggtctagtaaggtagtcaattgcttagggacaatttcacaactcctaccaccgcttttccacactcgctatactaaatttattgcttctttacctaaacagcccctagtttttatttacgtgctctttacattcttgcaaacctatccaacaacacctacaaagtacttctagtttcatacttgttttaggtaaagcgaacgtcaagcgtgcgtagagttgtatcggtggtcgatagaacttgagggaatatttgttctacctttagctccttgttgggtttgatactcttacttatcgaaagaggctacaattgaatccctgtacttgtgggttatcaagacctttttctagcgccgttgccggggagttatagcatggggtgaatattctcgtgtgtgcttgtttgctttatcactaagtgatttttatttgttgttctaagttgttctccatctttagttatggatatggaacacgaaataccaaaaaaattaggtgtactactttaataatcctgagaaaccctcgatgctggttatgtgaaaaatattatgcactactttaatgatcttaccgagctttctgttgagttttgtgtggatgaagtgttcgaagattgaggagttctcgatatgaggagaaggaggagaggcaagagctcaagcttggggatgcccaaggcaccccaagtaaatattcaaggagactcaagcgtctaagcttggggatgccccggaagacatcccatctttcttcaacaagtatcggtatgttttctcatggagatggggaacctcctaaaaccctcgatgctggttatgtgaaaaatattatgcactactttaataatcctgagaaaaccccattcaattatgtaa contains:
- the LOC119278884 gene encoding ankyrin repeat-containing protein ITN1-like isoform X2, with translation MATNTSATDYSSAGTQPQMDRRLLEAATSGDPRRVKELVSRNPSIILGTTPQGNSCLHISSMHGHKEFCEDVLEIEESLLLNANFESFLSKLNLQGETPLVTAVTHGHAFVASFLVGRCHRLGLRQVILQQDKTGCNALHHAIHSGHKELALELIAAEPALSRDVNKFKESPLFLAVMRDFCDVVEKLVRITDSAHGGEFGLNALHGAVRNDNPVIARQIMETRPELAREGNTDLVTPIRMAVRYGKMRVVRELLRHDFSLGYEMHKNIFPLLNCAAAGGQVNVAQEILRHCPDAPYREIGGETRTCLHIAVLNNHIEFVKFILSTPYLQKLVNMQDSNRKTALHYAVQGCYPKIIAALLSHEDIDRAVLDNSAKPTAWELWINTYCAKSINWCLQNIHGDVKQGAINESSGVAKSPCPLLSFCL
- the LOC119278884 gene encoding ankyrin repeat-containing protein ITN1-like isoform X1, which encodes MATNTSATDYSSAGTQPQMDRRLLEAATSGDPRRVKELVSRNPSIILGTTPQGNSCLHISSMHGHKEFCEDVLEIEESLLLNANFESFLSKLNLQGETPLVTAVTHGHAFVASFLVGRCHRLGLRQVILQQDKTGCNALHHAIHSGHKELALELIAAEPALSRDVNKFKESPLFLAVMRDFCDVVEKLVRITDSAHGGEFGLNALHGAVRNDNPVIARQIMETRPELAREGNTDLVTPIRMAVRYGKMRVVRELLRHDFSLGYEMHKNIFPLLNCAAAGGQVNVAQEILRHCPDAPYREIGGETRTCLHIAVLNNHIEFVKFILSTPYLQKLVNMQDSNRKTALHYAVQGCYPKIIAALLSHEDIDRAVLDNSAKPTAWELWINTYCAKSINWNNVWMLKLKGRPQNTMCLQNIHGDVKQGAINESSGVAKSPCPLLSFCL